From one Solanum stenotomum isolate F172 chromosome 12, ASM1918654v1, whole genome shotgun sequence genomic stretch:
- the LOC125846750 gene encoding uncharacterized protein LOC125846750: MTTDMNPPPHRNPKTGVVTQEPHPSNSDEVTTSNSTRTSMKPPPPKFLSKSDSDTSKQFDQENSQSQPVISQSGAEPTESANAQEDFSLSLMKPPPPKFLSKADSDSSTLDQEKSQLKPVISKTGAEPDESANSQDDSSSSSVSQSKDTNEDKKQEQRSAASVPYTIPTWSGRPCHQFYLEVLKDGSIIDKFDVHKKGAYMFGRVDLCDFVLEHPTISRFHAVLQFKGNGNAYVYDLGSTHGTFVNKKEVKKRVFVDLHVGDVLRFGQSSRLYILEGPTDLMPPEADLKRVRQAKIREEMHDMEASLLRAKLEASRADGISWGMRDDAIEENEDEVDEITWQTYKGQLTEKQEKTREKVVKRLEKIAHMKKEIDAIRAKDISQGGLTQGQQTQIARNEQRMSQIVEELENLEETLNESIRESLGARTGRTSNGKKKEPEEEEFSSEEDEFYDRTQKPSKNKAGENQSIETADSLLDKKDAIVMEMEDKRKLFLDEKDGTGQESAVEAGDELDAYMSGLSSQLALEKEEKLHKELSTLQTELDRVLYLLKIADPTGEAAKKRELKVQEPKTNMTKTVATAAHQQSPPEQNKKDRAEPKVLMEKQGTIDANSSSSQETKKEIVADAAGGKNVVYIASKPQWLGAVDEKKKQEKVIERQTELQENDQFVDYKDRNKVLVKPDATQLTADSGIESAAPGLIIRKRKQVDKSDVTELKDSQESSGADIQAEDAVALLLKHSQRYHSTDDEVESSGCDVSHESQTRKEKKKKQKKVLGPDRPSFLKSEKDYDSWVPPEGQSGDGRTSLNDRLGY; encoded by the exons ATGACGACTGACATGAACCCGCCGCCGCACCGGAACCCTAAAACCGGGGTTGTGACCCAGGAACCTCATCCTTCAAACTCAGACGAAGTTACGACCTCAAACTCTACTCGGACTTCAATGAAACCCCCACCTCCAAAATTTCTAAGCAAGTCGGACTCGGATACATCGAAACAATTCGATCAAGAGAATTCCCAATCACAACCGGTTATTTCTCAAAGCGGTGCAGAACCTACTGAAAGTGCCAATGCTCAAGAAGATTTCAGCTTGAGCTTAATGAAACCCCCACCTCCAAAATTTCTAAGCAAGGCGGACTCAGATTCATCGACACTCGATCAAGAGAAGTCCCAATTAAAACCGGTTATTTCTAAAACCGGTGCTGAACCTGATGAAAGTGCCAATTCTCAAGATGACTCCAGCTCGAGCTCCGTGTCCCAAAGTAAAGACACCAATGAAGACAAGAAGCAAGAACAGCGATCGGCTGCTTCGGTTCCGTACACGATTCCAACATGGAGTGGGCGTCCGTGTCATCAGTTTTATCTTGAAGTGCTTAAAGATGGATCCATCATTGATAAATTTGATGT GCACAAGAAGGGGGCGTACATGTTTGGGCGTGTTGATCTTTGTGATTTTGTCCTTGAACACCCGACCATCTCTCGCTTTCATGCTG TTTTGCAGTTCAAGGGAAACGGCAATGCTTATGTTTATGACCTTGGTAGTACACACGGGACATTTGTTAATAAAAAAGAG GTGAAGAAGAGAGTTTTTGTGGATCTCCATGTTGGTGATGTCCTTCGATTTGGACA ATCATCACGATTATACATATTAGAAGGACCAACTGACCTGATGCCACCG GAAGCTGACCTGAAGAGGGTAAGACAAGCAAAGATCCGGGAAGAGATGCATGACATGGAAGCATCACTTCTCCGTGCAAAACTGGAAGCATCTCGTGCAGATGGGATCTCATGGGGAATGCGTGATGATGCTATTGAGGAAAACGAG GATGAAGTTGACGAAATAACTTGGCAAACTTACAAGGGACAACTTACAGAGAAGCAGGAAAAAACAcgtgaaaaagttgtgaaaagACTTGAAAAG ATTGCTCATATGAAAAAAGAGATAGATGCTATTCGGGCCAAGGATATTTCTCAAGGTGGATTGACACAGGGACAGCAAACTCAAATTGCTCGTAATGAACAGAGGATGTCACAG ATAGTGGAAGAGCTTGAAAACTTGGAAGAGACTTTAAATGAGAGTATACGGGAAAGTCTTGGGGCACGCACTGGAAGGACATCCAATGGAAAGAAAAAGGAGCCTGAAGAAGAAGAGTTTTCAAG TGAGGAGGATGAATTCTATGATCGCACACAGAAGCCTTCAAAGAACAAAGCTGGCGAAAATCAATCAATTGAGACAGCTGATTCTCTTCTTGATAAGAAGGATGCCATTGTCATGGAAATGGAAGACAAGAGAAAATTATTTCTTGATGAAAAGGATGGTACTGGTCAGGAAAGTGCAGTTGAAGCTGGAGATGAACTAGATGCTTACATGTCTGGGCTTTCATCTCAGCTAG CTCTGGAAAAGGAGGAAAAGCTTCACAAGGAACTCTCTACTCTCCAAACGGAGTTGGACAGGGTACTTTACTTGCTTAAGATTGCTGATCCCACTGGTGAGGCTGCTAAAAAGAGGGAGCTGAAAGTACAAGAACCAAAGACCAATATGACCAAAACTGTTGCAACTGCTGCCCATCAGCAGTCTCCACCCGAGCAGAACAAAAAAGATAGAGCAGAACCTAAGGTCTTAATGGAGAAACAGGGTACTATTGATGCGAACTCTTCATCCAGTCAAGAAACAAAGAAGGAGATTGTGGCTGATGCAGCTGGTGGTAAAAATGTTGTGTACATTGCTAGTAAGCCCCAATGGCTTGGTGCTgtagatgaaaagaaaaaacaagagaAAGTTATTGAACGACAGACAGAACTTCAAGAAAATGATCAATTTGTCGACTACAAGGACAGGAATAAAGTTTTGGTAAAACCAGATGCTACACAGTTGACTGCCGACTCTGGAATTGAAAGTGCAGCTCCTGGACTAATAATAAGGAAGCGCAAGCAAGTTGATAAGTCTGATGTTACTGAACTCAAAGATTCTCAAGAATCCTCTGGAGCTGATATACAAGCAGAAGATGCGGTAGCTCTGCTGTTGAAACATTCTCAAAGATACCATAGTACTGATGATGAAGTGGAATCCAGCGGATGCGATGTATCACATGAAAGTCAAACcaggaaggaaaagaaaaaaaagcagAAGAAGGTTCTTGGTCCAGACAGGCCATCATTTCTGAAGAGTGAGAAGGACTACGATTCTTGGGTTCCTCCTGAAG GGCAATCAGGTGACGGACGCACCTCACTGAATGATCGTCTTGGTTATTGA
- the LOC125846752 gene encoding protein GAST1, translated as MAGKMSIVLFVLLVVFLTQNQVSRANIMRDEQQQQQRNNQLYGVSQGSLHPQDCQPKCTYRCSKTSYKKPCMFFCQKCCAKCLCVPAGTYGNKQSCPCYNNWKTKRGGPKCP; from the exons ATGGCTGGGAAAATGAGCATTGTCTTGTTTGTTCTTTTGGTGGTTTTCCTGACTCAAAATCAG GTTTCAAGGGCCAACATTATGCGTGATGAGCAGCAGCAACAACAGAGAAATAACCAACTG TATGGTGTTAGTCAGGGAAGTCTCCATCCTCAAG ATTGTCAACCAAAATGCACGTATCGGTGTTCAAAGACATCGTATAAGAAGCCGTGTATGTTTTTCTGCCAGAAATGCTGTGCAAAGTGTCTGTGTGTTCCTGCTGGTACCTATGGCAATAAGCAAAGTTGCCCTTGCTACAATAACTGGAAGACCAAGAGAGGTGGCCCAAAGTGCCCATGA